From Mucilaginibacter rubeus, a single genomic window includes:
- a CDS encoding MFS transporter — MTEEGDSKPQKVDSFAALRYKDFRSYIGMRFCFTFAYSMQAVVLGFYIYSITHSKIALGYIGLCEAIPAIGIALYGGYIADKSEKRKMLLLIFSGVLLTSLVMFTVTLKSMSNIIHAAWIVPIMYSMIFCNGVARAFYGPATFTIYANSIPKELYPNGSTWSSSSWQVASILGPAAGGLIYGYADKIVPGLTGITAVFGCILFLLLVSLVLVFMLRKYPAQYVPKESIWKSLSEGIHFVFSNKMMIGAMSLDLFSVFFGGAVALLPVFANEILKVGAEGLGVMRAMSSLGAVLTMLVMTRFSPMGKPWRNLLIAVTGFGLSILCFGLSTNFYLSLVFIFTEGAFDSISVIIRGTLMQLLTPDHMRGRVSAVNQMFIGSSNEIGAFESGTAAQLLGTVPSVIFGGSMTMLIVGITYLKTKKLIPLSLQQIHAPGEEGIKA, encoded by the coding sequence GTGACCGAAGAAGGCGATAGTAAACCCCAGAAAGTAGACTCCTTTGCAGCATTGCGTTATAAAGATTTCAGATCTTACATAGGCATGCGTTTTTGTTTCACCTTTGCATATTCTATGCAGGCCGTAGTCCTCGGCTTTTACATCTACAGCATTACTCATAGTAAAATAGCGCTTGGCTATATTGGCTTGTGCGAGGCTATTCCGGCTATTGGTATTGCCCTGTATGGCGGCTATATTGCCGATAAATCAGAAAAGCGAAAAATGCTTTTGCTGATCTTTAGCGGCGTATTGCTCACATCCCTGGTGATGTTTACCGTTACGCTAAAAAGCATGAGCAATATTATTCATGCAGCCTGGATAGTGCCCATCATGTATAGCATGATATTTTGCAATGGTGTGGCCCGCGCTTTTTATGGCCCGGCTACATTTACCATTTATGCTAACAGTATCCCTAAAGAATTATACCCTAATGGTAGTACCTGGAGCAGCAGCAGCTGGCAGGTGGCATCTATTTTGGGCCCGGCCGCGGGTGGTTTGATATATGGTTATGCCGATAAGATAGTACCTGGTTTAACGGGGATTACGGCTGTTTTTGGCTGTATTTTGTTTTTGCTGCTGGTATCGTTGGTATTGGTTTTCATGCTCAGAAAGTATCCTGCACAATATGTTCCTAAAGAAAGTATCTGGAAAAGCCTTTCGGAGGGGATTCACTTTGTATTTAGTAATAAGATGATGATAGGCGCTATGAGTCTTGATTTATTTTCAGTGTTTTTTGGCGGCGCGGTTGCTTTGTTACCAGTTTTTGCCAACGAGATATTAAAGGTAGGTGCAGAGGGGTTGGGTGTCATGAGGGCCATGTCATCATTGGGTGCCGTACTTACCATGCTGGTTATGACACGTTTTTCGCCGATGGGTAAGCCGTGGCGTAACCTGCTTATTGCCGTAACCGGTTTCGGCCTGTCAATTTTATGTTTCGGCCTGTCAACTAATTTTTACTTGTCGCTGGTATTCATTTTTACCGAAGGTGCTTTTGATAGTATCAGCGTGATCATCCGAGGTACACTGATGCAGCTTTTAACTCCTGACCATATGCGTGGCAGGGTATCGGCAGTAAACCAAATGTTCATCGGGTCATCAAATGAAATTGGTGCTTTTGAATCGGGTACGGCGGCTCAATTACTGGGCACTGTTCCGTCGGTAATTTTTGGTGGCAGTATGACCATGCTTATCGTTGGCATTACTTACCTTAAAACTAAAAAACTGATCCCATTATCCCTGCAGCAGATCCATGCGCCAGGCGAAGAGGGGATAAAAGCATAA
- a CDS encoding SDR family oxidoreductase codes for MKKVILVTGASSGIGLACANALQAAGHTVYGSSRNLDRMKSVSFKPVQLDVTDDASVKAAIDTIIKAEGKIDVLVNNAGNGVTGPAYAMPVESAKQQFEVNFFGVIRVSSAVLPGMIEKGQGLIVNISSLAGLFGLPYQGMYSASKYAIEGYSQSLRMELRNTGVKVTLLNPGDFKSDFSQNRAKVKFPIKNDKLETEYNAAVAAMEKDESIAPSPESLAKKLVSIVASSSPKHRYLVGQVGQTIVPTLKAILPGGLFEKLMNDHYGIK; via the coding sequence ATGAAAAAGGTAATATTAGTAACAGGAGCATCTTCTGGTATTGGCTTAGCTTGTGCTAATGCGCTTCAGGCGGCTGGCCATACGGTTTACGGCTCATCGCGTAATCTCGACCGTATGAAATCCGTATCATTTAAACCTGTTCAACTTGATGTTACCGACGATGCTTCGGTAAAGGCAGCTATTGATACCATTATTAAGGCAGAAGGTAAAATTGATGTATTGGTGAACAATGCCGGTAACGGCGTAACCGGTCCGGCTTATGCAATGCCGGTTGAAAGCGCCAAGCAACAGTTTGAGGTTAATTTTTTCGGCGTGATCCGTGTTAGCTCGGCTGTATTGCCGGGTATGATTGAAAAAGGCCAAGGCCTTATCGTAAACATCAGCTCATTGGCCGGTTTATTTGGTTTGCCATACCAAGGCATGTATAGCGCTTCAAAGTATGCTATTGAAGGTTATTCACAAAGCTTAAGAATGGAGCTGCGTAATACCGGTGTTAAAGTAACCCTGCTTAACCCAGGCGACTTTAAATCGGACTTTAGCCAAAACCGCGCAAAAGTTAAATTCCCAATCAAAAACGATAAACTGGAAACCGAATACAATGCTGCCGTTGCCGCCATGGAAAAAGACGAAAGCATTGCCCCAAGTCCGGAGTCGTTAGCCAAAAAGCTGGTTTCGATAGTAGCATCATCAAGCCCTAAACACCGTTACCTGGTTGGGCAGGTTGGTCAAACCATTGTGCCTACGCTTAAAGCGATATTACCTGGTGGTTTGTTCGAGAAATTGATGAATGATCATTACGGGATAAAGTAA
- the ettA gene encoding energy-dependent translational throttle protein EttA, giving the protein MADEKIIFSMAGVSKVYPPQKTVLKNIYLSFFYGAKIGVIGLNGSGKSSLLKIIAGIDKTNIGEVVFSPGYTVGYLSQEPELDPEKTVREIVEEGVAETTALLKEYEEINEKFGLPEYYEDADAMEKLMNRQGELQDKIDAVNAWELDSKLERAMDALRCPEPDTKISVLSGGERRRVALCRLLLKEPDVLLLDEPTNHLDAESIDWLEQHLQQYKGTVIAVTHDRYFLDNVAGWILELDRGEGIPWKGNYSSWLDQKAKRLAQEEKSESKRQKTLERELEWVRMGPKGRHAKSKARLGNYEKLASEETKEREEKLELFIPPGPRLGNVVIEANNVSKSYGDKLLFDNLSFSLPPAGIVGIIGPNGAGKTTLFRLITGQDQPDAGTFRVGETVALGYVDQMHDDLDPNKSVWENVTGGLETIMVGNRPLNSRAYVSKFNFNGADQQKKVGVLSGGERNRVHLSITLKKGSNVLLLDEPTNDIDVNTLRALEEALENFGGCAVVISHDRWFLDRICTHILAFEGNSQVYFFEGNYSDYEENRKKRLGDVAPKRIKYKKLTA; this is encoded by the coding sequence ATGGCAGACGAAAAGATAATTTTTTCAATGGCCGGGGTTAGCAAAGTTTATCCCCCGCAAAAAACAGTATTAAAAAACATATACCTGTCGTTTTTTTACGGCGCAAAAATTGGCGTTATCGGCTTAAACGGTTCCGGTAAATCGTCACTGCTTAAAATTATTGCAGGCATTGATAAAACCAATATAGGCGAGGTTGTTTTTTCTCCGGGCTACACCGTTGGCTACCTGAGCCAGGAACCAGAGCTCGATCCCGAAAAAACTGTGCGTGAGATAGTTGAAGAAGGCGTTGCCGAAACGACCGCCTTACTGAAAGAGTACGAAGAGATCAACGAAAAATTCGGTCTTCCGGAGTATTACGAGGATGCCGACGCCATGGAAAAACTCATGAACCGCCAGGGCGAATTACAGGATAAAATTGATGCTGTAAATGCCTGGGAACTGGACAGCAAACTGGAGCGCGCAATGGATGCCCTTCGTTGCCCTGAGCCGGATACCAAAATTTCGGTATTATCAGGTGGCGAGCGCCGTCGTGTGGCTTTGTGCCGTTTGTTATTAAAAGAACCGGATGTTTTATTGCTTGATGAGCCTACCAACCACTTAGATGCTGAATCTATTGACTGGCTGGAGCAACATTTACAACAATATAAAGGAACAGTTATCGCGGTAACCCACGATAGGTATTTCCTTGACAATGTTGCAGGCTGGATCCTGGAGCTTGACCGTGGAGAAGGTATCCCATGGAAAGGAAATTATTCCTCATGGCTGGATCAGAAAGCCAAACGTTTGGCGCAGGAAGAAAAGAGCGAGAGCAAACGCCAGAAAACCCTTGAACGCGAGCTGGAATGGGTACGCATGGGCCCGAAAGGCCGTCATGCCAAATCAAAAGCCCGTTTAGGCAATTACGAAAAACTGGCTTCCGAAGAAACCAAAGAACGCGAAGAAAAACTGGAGCTGTTTATTCCGCCGGGGCCGCGCTTGGGTAACGTGGTAATTGAAGCCAATAACGTAAGCAAATCATACGGCGATAAACTATTGTTCGATAACCTGAGCTTTTCATTGCCTCCGGCCGGTATTGTTGGCATCATCGGCCCTAACGGTGCCGGTAAAACCACGCTGTTCCGTTTAATCACCGGGCAGGACCAGCCAGATGCAGGTACTTTCCGCGTAGGTGAAACTGTTGCTTTAGGCTATGTTGACCAGATGCACGACGACCTTGATCCCAACAAATCTGTTTGGGAAAACGTAACCGGCGGCCTGGAAACCATTATGGTGGGTAACCGTCCCTTAAATTCAAGGGCATATGTATCTAAGTTTAACTTTAACGGTGCCGATCAGCAGAAAAAAGTGGGTGTACTATCAGGCGGTGAGCGTAACCGCGTTCACTTATCCATCACCCTTAAAAAAGGATCAAACGTGCTGCTGCTGGATGAGCCTACCAACGACATCGACGTAAATACTTTACGCGCATTGGAAGAGGCCCTGGAAAACTTTGGCGGCTGTGCTGTAGTAATCAGTCACGACCGCTGGTTCCTTGACCGTATCTGTACGCACATCCTGGCCTTTGAAGGCAACTCACAGGTTTACTTCTTCGAGGGCAACTATTCTGATTACGAAGAAAACCGTAAAAAACGCTTAGGTGATGTTGCTCCGAAAAGGATCAAGTATAAAAAGCTGACGGCGTAA
- a CDS encoding ATP-dependent Clp protease ATP-binding subunit, translating into MEAKFSPRVKDVIQYSREEALRLGHDYIGTEHLLLGLIRDGDGVAIKLLKGLNVDTAKLRRAVEDAVKGTIGTNVHIGSIPLTKQAEKVLKITYLEAKIFKSDVIGTEHLLLSILRDEDNIASQILVQFNVNYEVFKGEVESHKNDVTDEMPGSPTGGDDDFKEEESFSQPKKVSDIKSKTPVLDNFGRDLTRAAEDGKLDPIVGREKEIERVSQILSRRKKNNPILIGEPGVGKSAIAEGLALRIVQRKVSRVLFNKRVVTLDLASLVAGTKYRGQFEERMKAVMNELEKSPDVILFIDEIHTIVGAGGASGSLDASNMFKPALARGEIQCIGATTLDEYRQYIEKDGALDRRFQKVMVEPATPTETIEILNRIKDKYEEHHGVTYTPEAINACVNLTTRYITDRFLPDKAIDALDEAGSRVHLTNIHVPQNILDIEQKIEQIKIEKNKVVRSQKYEEAAQLRDTEKNLLVELDQAKAVWEAETKSKRYTVTEDNVAEVVSMMTGIPVQRVGQADSQKLLHMSDTVASKIIGQDEAIKKLTRAIQRTRAGLKDPKKPIGSFIFLGPTGVGKTELAKELARFMFDTEDALIQIDMSEYMEKFAVSRLVGAPPGYVGYEEGGQLTEKVRRKPYAVVLLDEIEKAHPDVFNILLQVLDEGQLTDSLGRKVDFRNTIIIMTSNIGARQLKDFGQGVGFSTNAKTLQAESHSRGVIENALKRAFAPEFLNRIDDVIVFNSLGKEEIFKIIDIELAYLFSRVNGLGFKIELTEAAKDFIADKGYDSQFGARPLKRAIQKYLEDPIAEEILKGELAEGDVMVVDFDTETKEIKISDRKGESKKPEQEEQK; encoded by the coding sequence ATGGAAGCTAAATTTTCGCCGAGGGTAAAAGATGTTATTCAATATAGCAGGGAAGAGGCATTACGTCTTGGGCATGACTATATAGGTACTGAACATCTTTTGCTGGGGCTTATCCGCGATGGGGATGGTGTAGCAATTAAATTGCTGAAAGGATTGAACGTTGATACCGCAAAACTTCGCCGCGCCGTTGAGGATGCAGTAAAGGGAACTATTGGAACAAACGTACATATCGGCAGCATCCCGTTAACAAAACAGGCCGAGAAAGTATTGAAGATAACTTATCTGGAAGCCAAAATATTTAAAAGCGATGTGATTGGTACAGAGCACCTGTTGCTGTCTATTCTTCGCGATGAAGACAACATTGCCTCTCAAATACTGGTACAGTTCAACGTGAACTACGAAGTATTTAAAGGCGAAGTTGAATCACATAAAAACGATGTTACTGACGAAATGCCGGGATCACCTACAGGTGGCGACGATGACTTTAAAGAAGAAGAGTCATTTAGTCAGCCTAAAAAAGTATCTGACATTAAATCAAAAACACCGGTACTTGACAACTTTGGCCGCGATTTAACCCGCGCCGCCGAAGATGGTAAGCTTGACCCGATTGTTGGTCGTGAAAAAGAGATCGAAAGGGTATCACAAATTCTATCGCGCCGTAAAAAGAACAATCCTATATTAATAGGTGAGCCGGGTGTAGGTAAATCGGCCATTGCCGAAGGTCTTGCATTGCGCATTGTTCAGCGCAAAGTATCACGTGTATTGTTCAATAAGCGTGTAGTTACACTTGATTTAGCCTCATTGGTTGCAGGTACCAAATACCGTGGCCAGTTTGAAGAGCGTATGAAGGCGGTAATGAACGAACTGGAAAAATCACCTGATGTAATTTTATTTATTGACGAGATCCATACTATAGTAGGTGCTGGTGGTGCTTCAGGTTCGCTTGATGCGTCAAATATGTTTAAACCAGCTTTGGCGAGGGGAGAGATACAATGCATTGGCGCAACCACTTTAGATGAATACCGCCAGTACATTGAAAAAGATGGCGCTTTGGACCGTCGTTTCCAAAAAGTAATGGTTGAGCCGGCTACCCCGACTGAAACCATTGAGATACTGAACCGCATTAAGGATAAATATGAAGAACACCACGGTGTTACTTATACTCCTGAAGCAATCAACGCTTGCGTTAACTTAACAACCCGGTACATCACCGACAGGTTTTTGCCAGATAAAGCTATTGACGCGCTTGATGAAGCAGGTTCACGTGTTCACTTAACCAATATCCACGTGCCTCAAAACATCCTGGATATTGAGCAAAAGATTGAGCAGATCAAGATTGAGAAAAACAAAGTTGTTCGCAGCCAGAAATATGAAGAAGCTGCGCAACTGCGCGATACCGAAAAAAACCTTTTGGTTGAGCTTGACCAGGCAAAAGCTGTTTGGGAAGCCGAAACAAAATCTAAACGTTACACTGTAACCGAAGATAATGTTGCCGAAGTGGTTTCAATGATGACAGGTATTCCGGTACAACGTGTTGGTCAGGCCGACAGCCAAAAACTGTTGCACATGAGCGATACTGTTGCCAGCAAGATCATTGGTCAGGATGAAGCTATCAAAAAATTGACCCGTGCTATACAACGTACACGCGCAGGTTTGAAAGATCCTAAAAAACCAATTGGTTCATTCATATTCTTAGGCCCTACAGGTGTTGGTAAAACTGAGCTTGCCAAAGAGCTTGCCCGCTTTATGTTTGACACTGAAGACGCTCTGATCCAGATTGACATGAGCGAGTACATGGAGAAATTCGCGGTATCTCGTTTAGTAGGTGCGCCTCCGGGCTACGTAGGTTATGAAGAAGGTGGTCAGTTAACTGAGAAAGTTCGTCGTAAACCATATGCGGTAGTTTTATTGGATGAAATCGAAAAAGCTCACCCTGATGTATTCAATATCCTGTTACAGGTATTGGATGAAGGTCAGCTTACCGATTCATTGGGCCGTAAGGTTGATTTCAGGAATACTATCATTATCATGACATCAAACATTGGTGCCCGCCAGTTGAAAGACTTTGGCCAGGGTGTAGGTTTCAGCACCAACGCTAAAACTTTACAGGCCGAAAGCCACTCACGCGGTGTTATCGAGAATGCTTTGAAACGTGCTTTTGCACCTGAGTTCCTGAACCGTATTGATGATGTTATCGTATTTAACTCTTTAGGTAAAGAAGAGATCTTCAAGATCATCGATATCGAGCTTGCTTACCTGTTTAGCCGTGTAAATGGCTTAGGTTTCAAAATTGAGCTTACCGAAGCAGCCAAAGATTTCATTGCCGATAAAGGTTACGATTCGCAATTTGGTGCAAGGCCGCTTAAACGCGCCATCCAGAAATACCTGGAAGATCCAATTGCCGAAGAGATCCTTAAAGGTGAATTAGCCGAAGGTGATGTAATGGTAGTTGATTTTGATACCGAAACCAAGGAAATCAAAATCTCCGACAGGAAAGGCGAAAGCAAAAAGCCAGAACAGGAAGAACAAAAGTAA
- a CDS encoding carboxypeptidase-like regulatory domain-containing protein — translation MRKSLLILLLLIPACCLAQVKITGKVINMTDTKPVPNASVFLNNAQVGNKTTEDGTFTLSNVKPGKYDFIISIVGYETYTYSLQAGSSNIDLGTISIIPKTFQLNEVKIRPDPNREKYYNIFRQQFLGTSDNTAQCKILNSDVLDFDYDDVTYVLKASSHDFLEIENKALGYRIRYKLTNFNYNPGKAMLYYEGISNFEDLKGSEKQKRRWHKQRQIAYLGSSMHFYRAAIKDSLSKENFVVMRLIRKPNPNYHGGPNNKYQQSLVNKPLDRPDFFYTTDQEGLFAIGFTDCLYVMYTKKGQDPSAGTVQAFNMPNNATTIISFDEPHAFFDNNGIVANPHSIVYEGDWGIRRVAEMLPVDYEPVVEKK, via the coding sequence ATGCGTAAGTCCCTCCTGATTTTATTGTTATTGATACCTGCATGCTGTTTAGCTCAGGTAAAAATTACCGGGAAAGTGATCAACATGACAGATACCAAACCGGTACCCAATGCCAGCGTATTTTTAAATAATGCCCAGGTAGGTAATAAAACAACCGAGGATGGTACATTCACGCTAAGCAATGTAAAACCCGGTAAGTATGATTTCATCATATCCATAGTAGGCTACGAAACCTATACTTACAGCCTGCAGGCGGGCAGCTCCAATATTGATCTGGGTACGATCAGCATTATTCCTAAAACTTTTCAGCTTAATGAGGTTAAAATCAGGCCCGATCCTAACCGCGAGAAATATTACAACATATTCAGGCAGCAATTTTTGGGAACATCCGATAATACAGCCCAATGCAAGATTCTAAACTCTGATGTACTCGATTTTGATTACGACGATGTTACCTATGTATTAAAAGCATCTTCACATGATTTTCTGGAGATCGAGAATAAAGCCTTAGGTTACCGGATCAGGTATAAACTAACTAACTTTAATTATAATCCGGGCAAAGCCATGCTATATTACGAGGGAATCTCCAACTTTGAAGATCTTAAAGGCAGCGAAAAACAGAAACGCAGATGGCACAAACAACGGCAAATAGCCTATCTGGGTTCAAGCATGCATTTCTACCGGGCAGCAATTAAGGATAGCCTCAGCAAAGAAAATTTTGTTGTCATGCGCCTGATCCGTAAACCTAATCCCAATTATCATGGCGGACCAAATAATAAATACCAGCAAAGTCTTGTCAACAAGCCTTTAGACAGGCCCGATTTTTTCTATACGACAGATCAGGAGGGCTTATTTGCCATAGGATTTACCGATTGCCTGTATGTAATGTATACTAAAAAAGGGCAGGATCCATCTGCCGGGACTGTCCAGGCGTTCAATATGCCTAACAACGCTACAACCATTATTTCCTTCGATGAACCACATGCTTTTTTCGACAACAACGGTATAGTAGCCAATCCCCATTCAATTGTGTACGAAGGTGATTGGGGCATCCGCCGCGTTGCCGAAATGCTGCCGGTTGATTATGAGCCAGTGGTGGAGAAGAAATAA
- a CDS encoding enoyl-ACP reductase: MAYNLLKGKKGIIFGALNEQSIAWKVAQRAVQEGAEIVLSNAPIALRMGELNKLAEECNAPVIGADVTNNDDINNLFTKTLEHFGGKVDFILHSIGMSVNVRKNIPYFENNYEFTHKGFDISALSLHRILQAAMKHDAINEWGSVLALSYIAAQRYFPGYNDMADNKAVLESIARNFGYEYGMAKKVRVNTISQSPTRTTAGSGVKGFDGFIEFAEKMSPLGNADADQCADYCVTLFSDLTKMVTMQNLYHDGGFSFTGVTQAVIDQMAK; encoded by the coding sequence ATGGCTTATAATTTATTAAAAGGTAAAAAAGGCATCATTTTCGGTGCGCTAAATGAGCAATCAATAGCCTGGAAAGTGGCACAACGCGCTGTACAGGAAGGTGCTGAAATTGTATTATCAAATGCCCCTATTGCTTTACGCATGGGCGAACTCAATAAACTGGCCGAAGAATGCAACGCGCCTGTTATTGGTGCCGATGTTACCAATAACGATGATATCAACAACCTGTTTACCAAAACACTTGAGCATTTTGGCGGCAAGGTTGATTTCATCCTGCACTCGATAGGTATGAGCGTTAACGTGCGCAAAAACATCCCATACTTTGAAAACAACTACGAATTTACCCACAAAGGTTTCGATATATCTGCATTAAGTCTTCACCGCATTTTGCAGGCTGCCATGAAACATGACGCCATTAACGAATGGGGTTCTGTACTGGCATTAAGCTACATCGCCGCTCAGCGTTATTTCCCTGGCTACAATGACATGGCCGATAACAAAGCGGTATTAGAAAGCATTGCCCGTAACTTTGGTTATGAGTATGGTATGGCTAAAAAAGTGCGTGTTAACACCATTTCTCAGTCGCCAACCCGCACTACTGCAGGTTCAGGCGTTAAAGGCTTTGACGGCTTTATCGAATTTGCCGAAAAAATGAGTCCGCTTGGTAATGCTGATGCCGATCAGTGTGCTGATTACTGCGTAACCCTGTTTAGCGATTTGACTAAAATGGTTACCATGCAAAACCTTTATCACGATGGTGGCTTCTCGTTCACCGGCGTAACCCAGGCTGTTATCGACCAGATGGCTAAGTAA
- a CDS encoding TonB family protein, protein MRSFFSLLLILAASRLFAQQTKKDSIVKRDTINIHGYVYDEAGKPVKYIELRSSQKYIDFDRVNITTRTDTSGHFTLEGVKFNDTLTVEENILYASTPIYNEGSRFLIIHLPFAALKDVNQKGQMIISAKRTRAKTVPSFIRKSSDDPYCPFIGLHLAPRYKSGNERFIQLVNQQVLYPAKAIENNIEGTVQIAFKVEKDGTLTGFKVLKGIGYGCEEELINAIKRLGGWIPGIDNGRPILMTQTVSVEFKLTDK, encoded by the coding sequence ATGAGATCATTTTTTAGCCTGTTGCTAATATTAGCGGCATCAAGGTTATTTGCGCAACAAACTAAAAAAGATTCAATCGTTAAACGTGATACCATCAATATACACGGTTATGTTTACGACGAAGCAGGTAAACCTGTAAAATACATTGAGCTACGTTCATCTCAAAAATATATAGATTTCGATCGAGTTAACATTACAACGCGGACTGATACATCAGGACACTTTACACTTGAAGGCGTAAAATTCAATGATACATTAACTGTTGAAGAAAACATACTGTATGCTTCCACGCCTATTTATAATGAGGGGAGTCGTTTCTTGATTATTCACCTACCGTTTGCAGCGCTAAAAGATGTCAACCAGAAAGGACAAATGATTATAAGTGCGAAACGCACACGGGCTAAAACCGTCCCTTCCTTTATTCGTAAAAGTAGCGATGACCCTTATTGCCCATTTATCGGCCTGCATCTGGCTCCCCGTTATAAAAGTGGCAATGAACGCTTTATACAATTGGTAAATCAACAAGTACTCTACCCTGCTAAAGCCATCGAAAACAATATTGAAGGTACCGTACAAATTGCATTTAAAGTGGAAAAGGATGGAACACTTACCGGGTTTAAAGTTTTAAAAGGCATAGGCTATGGTTGTGAAGAAGAGCTTATAAATGCTATAAAACGTTTAGGTGGATGGATTCCTGGCATTGACAATGGCAGGCCTATATTGATGACACAAACTGTTTCCGTTGAATTTAAACTAACTGATAAATAA
- the recN gene encoding DNA repair protein RecN — MLQKLTINNYALIDNLEIGFDSGLNILTGETGAGKSIILGALSLILGQRAESKYFFNQQKKCVIEGTFKISGFHLADFFEENDLDYESETVLRREISADGKSRAFVNDTPVNLTALKQLGEKLIDIHSQHATLEINDPDFQLLVVDSVARHSDLLFDYQTKFKAYKKSLSKLNQLTAENDKAKADLDYFQFQFDELEKGALVADEQELLEQELNTLNNAEEIKRALLNANYLLQDGEAAALLQLKEAGQALGSIEKYNPALAELHQRISSTIIELKDVAAEIDAVEQHTFVDEARAEEVNNRLSMIYNLQKKHRVSTITELLQIQEELSDKVQQALFGDEAIEKLQKQIAADKAELEKLAAQLSANRQKAIPDIEKQVLATLAEMGMGNSSLKIGQHTTPTPKEGADSPKAILTATGIDNIKFLFSANKGHALAEMSKVASGGELSRLMLSIKSIVAQYTALPTIIFDEIDTGVSGEVANKVGVIMERLAQNLQVITITHLPQIASKGQSHYFVYKDDSEAATFTRIKQLNNDERVLEIAKMLSGDKPGESALQNARELLSV, encoded by the coding sequence ATGCTTCAAAAGCTAACCATTAATAACTATGCGCTTATCGACAACCTGGAGATAGGTTTTGATAGCGGTCTGAACATATTAACCGGCGAAACCGGTGCCGGAAAGTCGATCATATTGGGTGCCTTGTCACTCATTTTAGGCCAGCGGGCCGAAAGCAAATATTTTTTCAACCAGCAAAAAAAATGCGTTATTGAAGGTACTTTTAAAATAAGTGGCTTTCATTTGGCTGATTTTTTTGAGGAGAATGATCTGGATTACGAGAGCGAAACCGTACTTCGCCGTGAGATCTCCGCTGATGGGAAATCCCGTGCTTTTGTGAACGATACCCCGGTTAACCTTACCGCGTTGAAACAACTGGGCGAAAAGCTGATCGATATCCATTCGCAGCACGCTACGCTGGAGATCAATGATCCGGATTTTCAGTTGTTAGTGGTTGATTCGGTTGCACGCCATTCAGATTTGCTTTTTGATTATCAAACCAAATTCAAAGCATATAAAAAGTCGTTAAGCAAACTCAACCAGCTCACAGCCGAAAATGACAAAGCCAAAGCTGACCTTGACTATTTCCAGTTTCAGTTTGATGAATTGGAAAAAGGCGCATTGGTGGCCGATGAACAGGAATTGCTTGAGCAGGAGTTAAACACACTCAACAACGCCGAAGAAATAAAACGAGCCCTGCTAAACGCCAACTACCTGTTACAGGATGGCGAAGCCGCCGCGTTGCTTCAGTTAAAAGAAGCAGGACAGGCTTTAGGCTCAATAGAAAAATACAATCCGGCACTTGCCGAACTTCACCAGCGCATCAGCAGTACCATTATCGAGCTCAAAGATGTAGCTGCCGAAATAGACGCCGTTGAACAGCATACCTTTGTTGATGAAGCCCGTGCCGAAGAGGTGAACAATCGCCTGAGCATGATCTACAATCTGCAAAAAAAGCACAGGGTAAGTACAATTACCGAGCTATTACAGATACAGGAAGAATTATCAGACAAAGTACAGCAAGCCCTTTTTGGTGATGAAGCCATTGAAAAGCTGCAAAAACAAATAGCTGCCGATAAAGCCGAACTGGAAAAATTAGCGGCGCAATTATCGGCTAATCGCCAAAAAGCTATTCCTGATATCGAAAAACAGGTATTGGCCACACTGGCCGAGATGGGCATGGGTAATTCGAGTTTGAAGATTGGGCAACACACGACGCCAACCCCTAAAGAGGGTGCTGATAGTCCTAAAGCCATACTTACGGCTACCGGGATTGATAACATTAAGTTTTTATTTTCGGCTAATAAGGGTCATGCTTTGGCGGAGATGAGCAAGGTAGCTTCGGGCGGTGAGCTTTCGCGGTTGATGCTGAGCATTAAATCTATCGTAGCGCAGTACACAGCCCTACCCACCATTATTTTTGACGAGATTGATACAGGTGTATCGGGCGAGGTGGCTAACAAGGTTGGGGTGATCATGGAGCGATTAGCCCAAAACCTGCAGGTTATTACCATCACCCACCTGCCGCAAATTGCCAGCAAAGGCCAAAGCCATTATTTTGTTTATAAGGATGATAGCGAAGCCGCCACCTTTACCCGTATTAAACAGCTAAACAATGACGAACGTGTATTAGAAATTGCTAAAATGTTAAGCGGCGATAAACCCGGCGAAAGCGCGTTGCAAAACGCGAGGGAACTGTTGAGCGTATAA